Proteins encoded by one window of Mustela erminea isolate mMusErm1 chromosome 7, mMusErm1.Pri, whole genome shotgun sequence:
- the OGFR gene encoding opioid growth factor receptor isoform X6 encodes MDDPDCDSTWEEDEEEDGEGPSAGGHEDGEAGAPGDADAEDEDEEDARAARPGALQVQPRRALGSPSPRAGLPGRREARMLGSRNWRAMRDTRRYRHNYPDLIERDGNGDMPNLSFYRNEIRFLPNGCFIEDILQNWREDYDLLEENHSYIQWLFPLREPGVNWHAKPLTLREIEAFKSSEEVRERFVQAYELMLGFYGIQLEDRDTGQVRRAQNYQKRFQNLNRHSHNNLRITRILKSLGELGLERYQAPLARFFLEETLVRGELPAVRQSALDYFVFSVRCARQRRRLLRFAWEHFRPRRKFVWGPHDKLRRLRPAEGAGSPGDPLRQAGASGRTCGPGRAEGGDGAAAGAPSPPGGALARDQEGEAGGRGEEDPEPPSPKESKKRKLEASRREQAPGEPGAQSASDVEKIALNLEGCALSQSSLGGGSQESGSQAPGEAEQPGPQDAGAKVAEEHRAVLASP; translated from the exons ATGGACGACCCGGACTGCGACTCGACCtgggaggaggacgaggaggaggacgGCGAGGGCCCGAGCGCCGGAGGCCACGAGGATGGCGAGGCCGGCGCCCCGGGGGACGCGGACGCggaggacgaggacgaggagGACGCGCGGGCGGCGCGGCCCGGAGCGCTCCAGGTGCAGCCCCGACGCGCGCTGGGGTCCCCGAGCCCCCGCGCAGGCCTGCCCGGCCGCCGCGAG gCCAGGATGCTGGGGTCCCGGAACTGGCGAGCCATGCGGGACACACGCAGGTACCGGCACAACTACCCG GACTTGATAGAGCGGGACGGCAACGGTGACATGCCCAACCTGAGTTTCTACAGAAACGAGATCCGGTTCCTGCCCAACG GCTGTTTCATTGAAGACATTCTTCAGAACTGGAGGGAGGACTATGACCTACTGGAAGAGAATCACTCCTACATCCAGTG GCTCTTCCCTCTGCGTGAACCGGGAGTGAACTGGCACGCCAAGCCCCTCACGCTGCGGGAGATTGAG GCATTTAAAAGCTCCGAGGAGGTCAGGGAGCGGTTTGTCCAGGCCTACGAGCTCATGCTGGGGTTCTACGGGATCCAGCTGGAGGACCGGGACACCGGACAAGTTCGCCGAGCACAGAACTACCAGAAGCGCTTCCAGAACCTTAACCG GCACAGCCACAACAACCTCCGCATCACGCGCATCCTCAAGTCCCTGGGCGAGCTGGGCCTGGAGCGCTACCAGGCGCCGCTGGCGCGCTTCTTCCTGGAGGAGACGCTGGTGCGCGGGGAGCTGCCGGCCGTGCGCCAGAGCGCGCTGGACTACTTCGTGTTCTCCGTGCGCTGCGCGCGCCAGCGCCGCCGGCTGCTGCGCTTCGCCTGGGAGCACTTCCGGCCGCGGCGCAAGTTCGTCTGGGGGCCGCACGACAAGCTGCGCCGGCTGCGGCCGGCCGAGGGCGCGGGGAGCCCCGGGGACCCCCTGCGCCAGGCCGGCGCCTCGGGACGGACCTGCGGGCCGGGGCGGGCCGAGGGCGGGGACGGCGCGGCCGCGGGTGCCCCGTCGCCGCCCGGCGGCGCTCTGGCGAGGGACCAGGAAGGGGAGGCGGGGGGCCGCGGGGAGGAGGACCCGGAGCCCCCGAGCCCCAAGGAGAGCAAGAAGAGGAAGTTGGAGGCCAGCCGGCGGGAGCAGGCCCCGGGGGAGCCGGGCGCCCAGAGCGCCTCGGACGTGGAGAAGATTGCCCTGAACCTGGAGGGCTGCGCCCTCAGCCAGAGCAGCCTTGGCGGGGGGTCCCAGGAATCGGGCAGCCAGGCCCCCGGGGAGGCCGAGCAGCCCGGGCCACAGGACGCGGGGGCCAAGGTGGCggaggag CACCGTGCAGTCCTGGCCTCTCCCTGA
- the OGFR gene encoding opioid growth factor receptor isoform X3, giving the protein MARPAPRGTRTRRTRTRRTRGRRGPERSSPLVPPSRPPDTLRSARTCAPQLWPSQGTLQGDPGPPSDLCARSRIARMLGSRNWRAMRDTRRYRHNYPDLIERDGNGDMPNLSFYRNEIRFLPNGCFIEDILQNWREDYDLLEENHSYIQWLFPLREPGVNWHAKPLTLREIEAFKSSEEVRERFVQAYELMLGFYGIQLEDRDTGQVRRAQNYQKRFQNLNRHSHNNLRITRILKSLGELGLERYQAPLARFFLEETLVRGELPAVRQSALDYFVFSVRCARQRRRLLRFAWEHFRPRRKFVWGPHDKLRRLRPAEGAGSPGDPLRQAGASGRTCGPGRAEGGDGAAAGAPSPPGGALARDQEGEAGGRGEEDPEPPSPKESKKRKLEASRREQAPGEPGAQSASDVEKIALNLEGCALSQSSLGGGSQESGSQAPGEAEQPGPQDAGAKVAEEVRKRRKVDQGPGDGASAGGDGGGSGTKRPVPAWHGAVPGCPEAQEGENGVEEAGGWAGLQPAAPGSPATAGPRLDKEAEVGP; this is encoded by the exons ATGGCGAGGCCGGCGCCCCGGGGGACGCGGACGCggaggacgaggacgaggagGACGCGCGGGCGGCGCGGCCCGGAGCGCTCCAG CCCCCTCGTGCCTCCCTCAAGACCCCCGGACACCCTGAGATCTGCCCGGACCTGCGCCCCCCAGCTCTGGCCCAGCCAGGGGACATTGCAGGGAGATCCAGGGCCACCCTCGGATCTGTGTGCCCGGAGCCGAATC gCCAGGATGCTGGGGTCCCGGAACTGGCGAGCCATGCGGGACACACGCAGGTACCGGCACAACTACCCG GACTTGATAGAGCGGGACGGCAACGGTGACATGCCCAACCTGAGTTTCTACAGAAACGAGATCCGGTTCCTGCCCAACG GCTGTTTCATTGAAGACATTCTTCAGAACTGGAGGGAGGACTATGACCTACTGGAAGAGAATCACTCCTACATCCAGTG GCTCTTCCCTCTGCGTGAACCGGGAGTGAACTGGCACGCCAAGCCCCTCACGCTGCGGGAGATTGAG GCATTTAAAAGCTCCGAGGAGGTCAGGGAGCGGTTTGTCCAGGCCTACGAGCTCATGCTGGGGTTCTACGGGATCCAGCTGGAGGACCGGGACACCGGACAAGTTCGCCGAGCACAGAACTACCAGAAGCGCTTCCAGAACCTTAACCG GCACAGCCACAACAACCTCCGCATCACGCGCATCCTCAAGTCCCTGGGCGAGCTGGGCCTGGAGCGCTACCAGGCGCCGCTGGCGCGCTTCTTCCTGGAGGAGACGCTGGTGCGCGGGGAGCTGCCGGCCGTGCGCCAGAGCGCGCTGGACTACTTCGTGTTCTCCGTGCGCTGCGCGCGCCAGCGCCGCCGGCTGCTGCGCTTCGCCTGGGAGCACTTCCGGCCGCGGCGCAAGTTCGTCTGGGGGCCGCACGACAAGCTGCGCCGGCTGCGGCCGGCCGAGGGCGCGGGGAGCCCCGGGGACCCCCTGCGCCAGGCCGGCGCCTCGGGACGGACCTGCGGGCCGGGGCGGGCCGAGGGCGGGGACGGCGCGGCCGCGGGTGCCCCGTCGCCGCCCGGCGGCGCTCTGGCGAGGGACCAGGAAGGGGAGGCGGGGGGCCGCGGGGAGGAGGACCCGGAGCCCCCGAGCCCCAAGGAGAGCAAGAAGAGGAAGTTGGAGGCCAGCCGGCGGGAGCAGGCCCCGGGGGAGCCGGGCGCCCAGAGCGCCTCGGACGTGGAGAAGATTGCCCTGAACCTGGAGGGCTGCGCCCTCAGCCAGAGCAGCCTTGGCGGGGGGTCCCAGGAATCGGGCAGCCAGGCCCCCGGGGAGGCCGAGCAGCCCGGGCCACAGGACGCGGGGGCCAAGGTGGCggaggaggtgaggaagagaaggaaggtggATCAGGGCCCTGGGGACGGCGCCTCGGCGGGTGGCGATGGTGGGGGCAGTGGGACCAAGAGGCCAGTCCCCGCCTGGCATGGCGCAGTGCCAGGGTGTCCTGAGGCTCAAGAGGGTGAGAATGgagtggaggaggcaggaggctgggcagggctgcaGCCTGCTGCCCCGGGGAGCCCAGCCACCGCAGGACCACGGctagataaggaagctgaggtgGGGCCTTAG
- the OGFR gene encoding opioid growth factor receptor isoform X1: MDDPDCDSTWEEDEEEDGEGPSAGGHEDGEAGAPGDADAEDEDEEDARAARPGALQVQPRRALGSPSPRAGLPGRREARMLGSRNWRAMRDTRRYRHNYPDLIERDGNGDMPNLSFYRNEIRFLPNGCFIEDILQNWREDYDLLEENHSYIQWLFPLREPGVNWHAKPLTLREIEAFKSSEEVRERFVQAYELMLGFYGIQLEDRDTGQVRRAQNYQKRFQNLNRHSHNNLRITRILKSLGELGLERYQAPLARFFLEETLVRGELPAVRQSALDYFVFSVRCARQRRRLLRFAWEHFRPRRKFVWGPHDKLRRLRPAEGAGSPGDPLRQAGASGRTCGPGRAEGGDGAAAGAPSPPGGALARDQEGEAGGRGEEDPEPPSPKESKKRKLEASRREQAPGEPGAQSASDVEKIALNLEGCALSQSSLGGGSQESGSQAPGEAEQPGPQDAGAKVAEEVRKRRKVDQGPGDGASAGGDGGGSGTKRPVPAWHGAVPGCPEAQEGENGVEEAGGWAGLQPAAPGSPATAGPRLDKEAEVGP; this comes from the exons ATGGACGACCCGGACTGCGACTCGACCtgggaggaggacgaggaggaggacgGCGAGGGCCCGAGCGCCGGAGGCCACGAGGATGGCGAGGCCGGCGCCCCGGGGGACGCGGACGCggaggacgaggacgaggagGACGCGCGGGCGGCGCGGCCCGGAGCGCTCCAGGTGCAGCCCCGACGCGCGCTGGGGTCCCCGAGCCCCCGCGCAGGCCTGCCCGGCCGCCGCGAG gCCAGGATGCTGGGGTCCCGGAACTGGCGAGCCATGCGGGACACACGCAGGTACCGGCACAACTACCCG GACTTGATAGAGCGGGACGGCAACGGTGACATGCCCAACCTGAGTTTCTACAGAAACGAGATCCGGTTCCTGCCCAACG GCTGTTTCATTGAAGACATTCTTCAGAACTGGAGGGAGGACTATGACCTACTGGAAGAGAATCACTCCTACATCCAGTG GCTCTTCCCTCTGCGTGAACCGGGAGTGAACTGGCACGCCAAGCCCCTCACGCTGCGGGAGATTGAG GCATTTAAAAGCTCCGAGGAGGTCAGGGAGCGGTTTGTCCAGGCCTACGAGCTCATGCTGGGGTTCTACGGGATCCAGCTGGAGGACCGGGACACCGGACAAGTTCGCCGAGCACAGAACTACCAGAAGCGCTTCCAGAACCTTAACCG GCACAGCCACAACAACCTCCGCATCACGCGCATCCTCAAGTCCCTGGGCGAGCTGGGCCTGGAGCGCTACCAGGCGCCGCTGGCGCGCTTCTTCCTGGAGGAGACGCTGGTGCGCGGGGAGCTGCCGGCCGTGCGCCAGAGCGCGCTGGACTACTTCGTGTTCTCCGTGCGCTGCGCGCGCCAGCGCCGCCGGCTGCTGCGCTTCGCCTGGGAGCACTTCCGGCCGCGGCGCAAGTTCGTCTGGGGGCCGCACGACAAGCTGCGCCGGCTGCGGCCGGCCGAGGGCGCGGGGAGCCCCGGGGACCCCCTGCGCCAGGCCGGCGCCTCGGGACGGACCTGCGGGCCGGGGCGGGCCGAGGGCGGGGACGGCGCGGCCGCGGGTGCCCCGTCGCCGCCCGGCGGCGCTCTGGCGAGGGACCAGGAAGGGGAGGCGGGGGGCCGCGGGGAGGAGGACCCGGAGCCCCCGAGCCCCAAGGAGAGCAAGAAGAGGAAGTTGGAGGCCAGCCGGCGGGAGCAGGCCCCGGGGGAGCCGGGCGCCCAGAGCGCCTCGGACGTGGAGAAGATTGCCCTGAACCTGGAGGGCTGCGCCCTCAGCCAGAGCAGCCTTGGCGGGGGGTCCCAGGAATCGGGCAGCCAGGCCCCCGGGGAGGCCGAGCAGCCCGGGCCACAGGACGCGGGGGCCAAGGTGGCggaggaggtgaggaagagaaggaaggtggATCAGGGCCCTGGGGACGGCGCCTCGGCGGGTGGCGATGGTGGGGGCAGTGGGACCAAGAGGCCAGTCCCCGCCTGGCATGGCGCAGTGCCAGGGTGTCCTGAGGCTCAAGAGGGTGAGAATGgagtggaggaggcaggaggctgggcagggctgcaGCCTGCTGCCCCGGGGAGCCCAGCCACCGCAGGACCACGGctagataaggaagctgaggtgGGGCCTTAG
- the OGFR gene encoding opioid growth factor receptor isoform X4 produces MDDPDCDSTWEEDEEEDGEGPSAGGHEDGEAGAPGDADAEDEDEEDARAARPGALQARMLGSRNWRAMRDTRRYRHNYPDLIERDGNGDMPNLSFYRNEIRFLPNGCFIEDILQNWREDYDLLEENHSYIQWLFPLREPGVNWHAKPLTLREIEAFKSSEEVRERFVQAYELMLGFYGIQLEDRDTGQVRRAQNYQKRFQNLNRHSHNNLRITRILKSLGELGLERYQAPLARFFLEETLVRGELPAVRQSALDYFVFSVRCARQRRRLLRFAWEHFRPRRKFVWGPHDKLRRLRPAEGAGSPGDPLRQAGASGRTCGPGRAEGGDGAAAGAPSPPGGALARDQEGEAGGRGEEDPEPPSPKESKKRKLEASRREQAPGEPGAQSASDVEKIALNLEGCALSQSSLGGGSQESGSQAPGEAEQPGPQDAGAKVAEEVRKRRKVDQGPGDGASAGGDGGGSGTKRPVPAWHGAVPGCPEAQEGENGVEEAGGWAGLQPAAPGSPATAGPRLDKEAEVGP; encoded by the exons ATGGACGACCCGGACTGCGACTCGACCtgggaggaggacgaggaggaggacgGCGAGGGCCCGAGCGCCGGAGGCCACGAGGATGGCGAGGCCGGCGCCCCGGGGGACGCGGACGCggaggacgaggacgaggagGACGCGCGGGCGGCGCGGCCCGGAGCGCTCCAG gCCAGGATGCTGGGGTCCCGGAACTGGCGAGCCATGCGGGACACACGCAGGTACCGGCACAACTACCCG GACTTGATAGAGCGGGACGGCAACGGTGACATGCCCAACCTGAGTTTCTACAGAAACGAGATCCGGTTCCTGCCCAACG GCTGTTTCATTGAAGACATTCTTCAGAACTGGAGGGAGGACTATGACCTACTGGAAGAGAATCACTCCTACATCCAGTG GCTCTTCCCTCTGCGTGAACCGGGAGTGAACTGGCACGCCAAGCCCCTCACGCTGCGGGAGATTGAG GCATTTAAAAGCTCCGAGGAGGTCAGGGAGCGGTTTGTCCAGGCCTACGAGCTCATGCTGGGGTTCTACGGGATCCAGCTGGAGGACCGGGACACCGGACAAGTTCGCCGAGCACAGAACTACCAGAAGCGCTTCCAGAACCTTAACCG GCACAGCCACAACAACCTCCGCATCACGCGCATCCTCAAGTCCCTGGGCGAGCTGGGCCTGGAGCGCTACCAGGCGCCGCTGGCGCGCTTCTTCCTGGAGGAGACGCTGGTGCGCGGGGAGCTGCCGGCCGTGCGCCAGAGCGCGCTGGACTACTTCGTGTTCTCCGTGCGCTGCGCGCGCCAGCGCCGCCGGCTGCTGCGCTTCGCCTGGGAGCACTTCCGGCCGCGGCGCAAGTTCGTCTGGGGGCCGCACGACAAGCTGCGCCGGCTGCGGCCGGCCGAGGGCGCGGGGAGCCCCGGGGACCCCCTGCGCCAGGCCGGCGCCTCGGGACGGACCTGCGGGCCGGGGCGGGCCGAGGGCGGGGACGGCGCGGCCGCGGGTGCCCCGTCGCCGCCCGGCGGCGCTCTGGCGAGGGACCAGGAAGGGGAGGCGGGGGGCCGCGGGGAGGAGGACCCGGAGCCCCCGAGCCCCAAGGAGAGCAAGAAGAGGAAGTTGGAGGCCAGCCGGCGGGAGCAGGCCCCGGGGGAGCCGGGCGCCCAGAGCGCCTCGGACGTGGAGAAGATTGCCCTGAACCTGGAGGGCTGCGCCCTCAGCCAGAGCAGCCTTGGCGGGGGGTCCCAGGAATCGGGCAGCCAGGCCCCCGGGGAGGCCGAGCAGCCCGGGCCACAGGACGCGGGGGCCAAGGTGGCggaggaggtgaggaagagaaggaaggtggATCAGGGCCCTGGGGACGGCGCCTCGGCGGGTGGCGATGGTGGGGGCAGTGGGACCAAGAGGCCAGTCCCCGCCTGGCATGGCGCAGTGCCAGGGTGTCCTGAGGCTCAAGAGGGTGAGAATGgagtggaggaggcaggaggctgggcagggctgcaGCCTGCTGCCCCGGGGAGCCCAGCCACCGCAGGACCACGGctagataaggaagctgaggtgGGGCCTTAG
- the OGFR gene encoding opioid growth factor receptor isoform X5: MDDPDCDSTWEEDEEEDGEGPSAGGHEDGEAGAPGDADAEDEDEEDARAARPGALQVQPRRALGSPSPRAGLPGRREARMLGSRNWRAMRDTRRYRHNYPDLIERDGNGDMPNLSFYRNEIRFLPNGCFIEDILQNWREDYDLLEENHSYIQWLFPLREPGVNWHAKPLTLREIELEDRDTGQVRRAQNYQKRFQNLNRHSHNNLRITRILKSLGELGLERYQAPLARFFLEETLVRGELPAVRQSALDYFVFSVRCARQRRRLLRFAWEHFRPRRKFVWGPHDKLRRLRPAEGAGSPGDPLRQAGASGRTCGPGRAEGGDGAAAGAPSPPGGALARDQEGEAGGRGEEDPEPPSPKESKKRKLEASRREQAPGEPGAQSASDVEKIALNLEGCALSQSSLGGGSQESGSQAPGEAEQPGPQDAGAKVAEEVRKRRKVDQGPGDGASAGGDGGGSGTKRPVPAWHGAVPGCPEAQEGENGVEEAGGWAGLQPAAPGSPATAGPRLDKEAEVGP, translated from the exons ATGGACGACCCGGACTGCGACTCGACCtgggaggaggacgaggaggaggacgGCGAGGGCCCGAGCGCCGGAGGCCACGAGGATGGCGAGGCCGGCGCCCCGGGGGACGCGGACGCggaggacgaggacgaggagGACGCGCGGGCGGCGCGGCCCGGAGCGCTCCAGGTGCAGCCCCGACGCGCGCTGGGGTCCCCGAGCCCCCGCGCAGGCCTGCCCGGCCGCCGCGAG gCCAGGATGCTGGGGTCCCGGAACTGGCGAGCCATGCGGGACACACGCAGGTACCGGCACAACTACCCG GACTTGATAGAGCGGGACGGCAACGGTGACATGCCCAACCTGAGTTTCTACAGAAACGAGATCCGGTTCCTGCCCAACG GCTGTTTCATTGAAGACATTCTTCAGAACTGGAGGGAGGACTATGACCTACTGGAAGAGAATCACTCCTACATCCAGTG GCTCTTCCCTCTGCGTGAACCGGGAGTGAACTGGCACGCCAAGCCCCTCACGCTGCGGGAGATTGAG CTGGAGGACCGGGACACCGGACAAGTTCGCCGAGCACAGAACTACCAGAAGCGCTTCCAGAACCTTAACCG GCACAGCCACAACAACCTCCGCATCACGCGCATCCTCAAGTCCCTGGGCGAGCTGGGCCTGGAGCGCTACCAGGCGCCGCTGGCGCGCTTCTTCCTGGAGGAGACGCTGGTGCGCGGGGAGCTGCCGGCCGTGCGCCAGAGCGCGCTGGACTACTTCGTGTTCTCCGTGCGCTGCGCGCGCCAGCGCCGCCGGCTGCTGCGCTTCGCCTGGGAGCACTTCCGGCCGCGGCGCAAGTTCGTCTGGGGGCCGCACGACAAGCTGCGCCGGCTGCGGCCGGCCGAGGGCGCGGGGAGCCCCGGGGACCCCCTGCGCCAGGCCGGCGCCTCGGGACGGACCTGCGGGCCGGGGCGGGCCGAGGGCGGGGACGGCGCGGCCGCGGGTGCCCCGTCGCCGCCCGGCGGCGCTCTGGCGAGGGACCAGGAAGGGGAGGCGGGGGGCCGCGGGGAGGAGGACCCGGAGCCCCCGAGCCCCAAGGAGAGCAAGAAGAGGAAGTTGGAGGCCAGCCGGCGGGAGCAGGCCCCGGGGGAGCCGGGCGCCCAGAGCGCCTCGGACGTGGAGAAGATTGCCCTGAACCTGGAGGGCTGCGCCCTCAGCCAGAGCAGCCTTGGCGGGGGGTCCCAGGAATCGGGCAGCCAGGCCCCCGGGGAGGCCGAGCAGCCCGGGCCACAGGACGCGGGGGCCAAGGTGGCggaggaggtgaggaagagaaggaaggtggATCAGGGCCCTGGGGACGGCGCCTCGGCGGGTGGCGATGGTGGGGGCAGTGGGACCAAGAGGCCAGTCCCCGCCTGGCATGGCGCAGTGCCAGGGTGTCCTGAGGCTCAAGAGGGTGAGAATGgagtggaggaggcaggaggctgggcagggctgcaGCCTGCTGCCCCGGGGAGCCCAGCCACCGCAGGACCACGGctagataaggaagctgaggtgGGGCCTTAG
- the OGFR gene encoding opioid growth factor receptor isoform X2, with translation MDDPDCDSTWEEDEEEDGEGPSAGGHEDGEAGAPGDADAEDEDEEDARAARPGALQPPRASLKTPGHPEICPDLRPPALAQPGDIAGRSRATLGSVCPEPNRQDAGVPELASHAGHTQVPAQLPGCFIEDILQNWREDYDLLEENHSYIQWLFPLREPGVNWHAKPLTLREIEAFKSSEEVRERFVQAYELMLGFYGIQLEDRDTGQVRRAQNYQKRFQNLNRHSHNNLRITRILKSLGELGLERYQAPLARFFLEETLVRGELPAVRQSALDYFVFSVRCARQRRRLLRFAWEHFRPRRKFVWGPHDKLRRLRPAEGAGSPGDPLRQAGASGRTCGPGRAEGGDGAAAGAPSPPGGALARDQEGEAGGRGEEDPEPPSPKESKKRKLEASRREQAPGEPGAQSASDVEKIALNLEGCALSQSSLGGGSQESGSQAPGEAEQPGPQDAGAKVAEEVRKRRKVDQGPGDGASAGGDGGGSGTKRPVPAWHGAVPGCPEAQEGENGVEEAGGWAGLQPAAPGSPATAGPRLDKEAEVGP, from the exons ATGGACGACCCGGACTGCGACTCGACCtgggaggaggacgaggaggaggacgGCGAGGGCCCGAGCGCCGGAGGCCACGAGGATGGCGAGGCCGGCGCCCCGGGGGACGCGGACGCggaggacgaggacgaggagGACGCGCGGGCGGCGCGGCCCGGAGCGCTCCAG CCCCCTCGTGCCTCCCTCAAGACCCCCGGACACCCTGAGATCTGCCCGGACCTGCGCCCCCCAGCTCTGGCCCAGCCAGGGGACATTGCAGGGAGATCCAGGGCCACCCTCGGATCTGTGTGCCCGGAGCCGAATC gCCAGGATGCTGGGGTCCCGGAACTGGCGAGCCATGCGGGACACACGCAGGTACCGGCACAACTACCCG GCTGTTTCATTGAAGACATTCTTCAGAACTGGAGGGAGGACTATGACCTACTGGAAGAGAATCACTCCTACATCCAGTG GCTCTTCCCTCTGCGTGAACCGGGAGTGAACTGGCACGCCAAGCCCCTCACGCTGCGGGAGATTGAG GCATTTAAAAGCTCCGAGGAGGTCAGGGAGCGGTTTGTCCAGGCCTACGAGCTCATGCTGGGGTTCTACGGGATCCAGCTGGAGGACCGGGACACCGGACAAGTTCGCCGAGCACAGAACTACCAGAAGCGCTTCCAGAACCTTAACCG GCACAGCCACAACAACCTCCGCATCACGCGCATCCTCAAGTCCCTGGGCGAGCTGGGCCTGGAGCGCTACCAGGCGCCGCTGGCGCGCTTCTTCCTGGAGGAGACGCTGGTGCGCGGGGAGCTGCCGGCCGTGCGCCAGAGCGCGCTGGACTACTTCGTGTTCTCCGTGCGCTGCGCGCGCCAGCGCCGCCGGCTGCTGCGCTTCGCCTGGGAGCACTTCCGGCCGCGGCGCAAGTTCGTCTGGGGGCCGCACGACAAGCTGCGCCGGCTGCGGCCGGCCGAGGGCGCGGGGAGCCCCGGGGACCCCCTGCGCCAGGCCGGCGCCTCGGGACGGACCTGCGGGCCGGGGCGGGCCGAGGGCGGGGACGGCGCGGCCGCGGGTGCCCCGTCGCCGCCCGGCGGCGCTCTGGCGAGGGACCAGGAAGGGGAGGCGGGGGGCCGCGGGGAGGAGGACCCGGAGCCCCCGAGCCCCAAGGAGAGCAAGAAGAGGAAGTTGGAGGCCAGCCGGCGGGAGCAGGCCCCGGGGGAGCCGGGCGCCCAGAGCGCCTCGGACGTGGAGAAGATTGCCCTGAACCTGGAGGGCTGCGCCCTCAGCCAGAGCAGCCTTGGCGGGGGGTCCCAGGAATCGGGCAGCCAGGCCCCCGGGGAGGCCGAGCAGCCCGGGCCACAGGACGCGGGGGCCAAGGTGGCggaggaggtgaggaagagaaggaaggtggATCAGGGCCCTGGGGACGGCGCCTCGGCGGGTGGCGATGGTGGGGGCAGTGGGACCAAGAGGCCAGTCCCCGCCTGGCATGGCGCAGTGCCAGGGTGTCCTGAGGCTCAAGAGGGTGAGAATGgagtggaggaggcaggaggctgggcagggctgcaGCCTGCTGCCCCGGGGAGCCCAGCCACCGCAGGACCACGGctagataaggaagctgaggtgGGGCCTTAG